The DNA region GGCAtgttttaaattatgaaatgtattttgtttttaaagttAAGGTAGAAAGGATTAAAACGATTTAtcaattataaaataacttgTTCTTAACACAACCTCTACGTTAAAGTTTAAAGAAAAAAGGATGTGATAACGGGTTGATAACATTGTTTGTTTATATTTCTGGCTATTTCACTATCAACAGTTACTATGAgacagtgttggccgaaacgttaatgcaattgaacattcttgaccattaaccagtacaaattgaaccTTCAACTGTTACCATCCGTTACCGTTTACGGCtcaatttgtactggttaatggtcaattgcaattaacgttcggccaacactgctatgAGACGTTATACTTGTATAGGTAGGAAAATAGTGAAGCAAGAGCAATATTAAAAAGGGGTGGAGGATTAGTCATAAATTAGCAAATGCGTTTATCccaatgaatatatttttatgtaattcAAAGGTGTAATTCTCTAAAGCAACATGTGAATGAGCCAATCAATGGGGTTGACAACTgacaaaggtttgcatagatggcgcgaTCATAGCCTGCTCCTATCTCTAGTTtagttctatgagatttggcttaaagggctggcgtAATTCTAGGGactgacagggcaagctatgttagcgccatctgttaaatactgcgaccggccaaccccattctcACGGGGATTTGTGCTAGTATGTCTCTTTTAGAAATTTTCTTGATGGAAATGAACGTTTATTTCTTCTTAATGACCAATTTTGCCAAGAGAATTACAAGCCATTCAAAAATATCAGGATATGTCAATTTATTAGTCACGACCAGCATgtctaaattattaaaattatatctaCCTGCCTCATAAGCATGCCtacaaataaacaaattaaaataattgatgaaATTCATTAAAAATTTGATAGataaatgatgattatgatgaaTGAAATGATGATAAAGACAGAAAATAAAGACTCGTGTGACATGTACTACGACTATAATTATGAGCTTCAGTCACATTTCAGTTGCATCAATGTTTAGGTACGATGTTTGATAACTCTCTTTGCCGGATGTATTTTTGCTACCGAATATATTGCCGACACATAATATTAATCGTAGTACTGTAGCTGATAGTGATGTTCTTGAATAATACTGTAAGTGTTACAATACTAAATATTGTAGACCACAGCAGCGGCTTCAATAATTTACCATAAGAAATTTACAGACAAAACaagcataaaaatatttttttaataaattgcgTGAGTGACAGTGCGATTAAAACGcaacctaaaagatatatttgtacttttataccctGTTCCATTGTGATAAGgcgaaaaatatgtgacgtcaaACGTATAGTGGTCAGACATAAAAGTActtattaagaggaaaggggacggaaGTTTCTCCATGCAAACGtagttcccattttcctctctggatattgacgtTATGGAAAGTActtttacataatttgatgAATAGCCATAAAAATTACGAACGAAAAACGGCTCCTAATTCTTATAACAGATAAAAATatgttaaccctttataaggcccgttgacagggacgtgctatcgcagaatttgttgcagctatcagaagcctacatttcaaaaatctattttaaaagcaagttgaatattcaattaatgcaaacgattttgagccctattattaaaacagtatggttgaatttctgattgagcgtatgtggtcgatatatcgcctctgccttataaagggttaaacatCAAACGTAGCGGCATAGCTTTGGCTGATATACAGTTGCCATACAGTTACAGTtgcctcggccgctccgatgtatctacatcggagcggccgaggcactcacaaatatctgaatacgcctctattgtcaagtgcgtgttcaaatatttttgagcactttggccgctccgatatatctcatAGCGATTATACtacaaattgtgtcaaaattatCCAGAAtcaggactacgtttgtatgaaaaaacgATTTCACGCGCGTCCTCCACTTTTGTCTTAACCGCGTCGTCAAACACACTTATCTACGTTCGTATCAATATATCGAGATGGTAAGGAGTAGCCTCGCAAGACCCAATTTTTGGCCTACGTATATAAACAAATAGCATTGGGTCTTACGATGTTCACGTATACCATGGATTGCTATAAAGAAAGCCATTTTCCATATTTCTATTGTCAAAAATAGAGAATGGAAAATGTGTATATTGAAATTAGTGATTATGGACAAGCGTGAAAAAAGCATAGTAAATGGGAAAGTAATAAGAACAAGAACAGTAAGTATATGACTTGTCGCAATTTGCCGCAcatgaaatattattaatttattaattcacAAACATTTTTGTTTCTAAATTAAATATCTTTGCACCTACTTTAAACAGGTGATATCAACAGTTCAACAATAAGCAGATAGATAagcaaacaaataaaattagGCTGCTATAATTTATTAATGATATCGAATTAGTGAATGCGTCATCGAGATTAATATTAGGGGCATTTATTCAATAAAGCAGTGACGCTTTTCATATAGATTTTAGTACATTGAACCGCCCTGTTGACAGCAATATAACTTCGTAAGTCTCCATATAAAgttttcaatttttaatttgaaccttattctataagtaaattagaacgaatttcgtttgttttagaaaGCAATGAAACGAAAgtaatgctactttatttggttcatgtaaggttcaaattagattgcacgaatatgtacagtcgccatcagatatatcggagcggccaaggtgttcacaatatctgaacaagcactctaacgccttgacaatagaggcgtgctcagatatttgtgagcaccttggccgctccgatatatatgatggcgactgtacattgtaatgtacatttagTCTCAGGAGGATAATTATGCGAGTGCAATAGAGATGTTAACAGGCGGGTTCCATATGGAAAACGTATCTTCTTTACACATGTCATAACATAAATATCATTACTGACTAGCATGCATCAAAGTAagcaataaataatttaaagatagTTCTTACTGGGTTGATCAACTTTAGTTCTGCTACACATTAGCATGACATGATTCTCGAAAGGTGAAACCATAAAGAAATCACGAAACGTAAGTCAATGTTTATAATGGATAAcaatttatataataaaattaataaataatgttaagaaataattatttacttaaaagGGAATTAATAGCGTTTACTTACGTTACGGGTAAGTGTTAACATTACCTCCGACATCCTTTAAAAGCTTAATTAGAGTtagtccaagaaaagtctgcagcgattctgatagcccacgcagtgtaagtgttattttaacttACGGGACCAAATAGCAAAAAAAGTTAATCAACCATgggcacttgcaccattcactaacccggggttaaccggttaaacctggagttaccatggataccagtgcaatttgacacttggttaatggtttaatcggttaaccccagTTACAGTGGGGCTACACATTACAATTCAGAAAGCAAAGGTAATAAATGATTTGAACCGTTATTGGCTGGCTTGACGAACGCCAGAAGAGCCTCGGTGGCCTGGAAGGGCAGGGTCATGAAGTCGGAGCGGATCTGCTTGAGCTGGTCGTTGTCCACGGTGAGGTAGCCGCCGAAGTCCACCAGCTTCACTATAGAGGTGTCCTGCTCTTCTGACGTTGAGATCACTTGAGCGCGGTACCAGTTGTTCTCTGTGGGCGCCGCGCAGATGGAGCCCTCTGTCAAATAACCACAAGGTTTtagattaatattatttattggtcaaggtattttataatatttggtAGTGATGCAAATCAAAATAAAGGactaaatttcaaattttgaaACAAATTGCTCGAATACAtgcaaaaaaccggccaagtgcgagtcggactcacgcatgaaaggttccgtaccattgcgCAAAAAAATAACGGTTGCTGTATGGAAGCCacacttaaatacatatttatttgattctatttttagtttctggtgttatagtggcaacagaaataaatcatctgtgaacatttcaactgtctagctatcacagtccATGAGTTACAgccagacggacagacagacagacacagtggagttttagtaatagggtcctgttgttgccctttggatacggaaccctaaaaattaatactttcaaaaaattagaaaaaacaacataagtcaaaaactgtcacAGTTATTCACAAAAAATCCAGAGTCCATTGAATGTAAGGGCCAATTCACTACGGAAAGCAGACCTCCTTCCATATGGCCTTTAGCTTGTACAGTCAGAACTATTAGCTTAGCACTCCTGTATataaatgtatgtacatatatagtcGCCTAGTATTCATAGTTTTGCTTAGTTTGGAgctaggtcgatctgtataCTCGTAAGCTTGTCCCCATTGATATACACGGtttaacatgaggaaaccgaataattttaaccacgcatatctgaggtcaaaagaagtaaaaaatgtaatatgagtttaggtgaatttcgccaaaaaaaaaattttttttgttttcttttttcaattttttgaatgtatttgtacataaaaaataaattttattggtaaacttgtcacttaaaattgattttttcatttttttttcgtagaacctactttttgcaaagtgttacttgtcactttttgacttctatcaataaggatatttagactacgtcccatagcagcaacatcaccatcaaaaaggccttttacactatgtaacaataaaaacttgttttatttttaattaataatatctctgaaactaggcgaatttcaaaaaagtttataggacatttttgtctctaaatatgatcaggaatacgctgttaaaattattcggtttactcatgttacaccgtgtatatagtCGTcttttgacgctgactgtacctacacttaAATGTAAACAATCAAACTTGAGTTTTGTTAGTTTTGAaggttaaaacttaaaataccgTTCCTGTATTGGACTATAGCCTTCTCATACTACAAAATGTCAAAATGTGTTACATGTTTATATTGTGAGAAGGCTATGTAAAGTTCAACACAAAAACCTGTTTATAATCGCTACAACGCAAATAAATGCATGACCTGCATTAGTGGAATAAAGAATGTATAATCAAGACGAATTACTATTGGTATACTTACCAATTACGAATACTTACACGTGGTGTTTACTAAAGGCCTCATATCAGCTAGATTTTACGACTAATTAGAATAGCGTTGCTATATTATTATAAGTTCATAACGAAGGTACGTATTTATTCggcgataaaataaatattccatAGATcgataacgaaaaaaaaaacaagtttcttgGATTGGGTTAAGGTTTAAtaggtatttgttttataagggagcaaagttattgtttaacccttcgtgctaatattgatatgaTATCCGAGTAAGCGAATGATTCCAAAATTGAGCCACGAGCGTAGCGACTGGTTCGAAAAGTGGAACCTTGAGCGctgcgagggttaaacaaactttgctcccgagtgaaacGCAAAAATGTTCACCACACCAACGTgaagaaaatacatatttatcattcaaaatcatcatttaaaagtcaattttatCAGCCAGTACGAGCCAATAACTCAAAATATGCATCAGATTATTTTGCCACACAtatggataaaatgcaactgtCGTATCGGTTTTGAAGTACAAAGAGAGCTTCGTACGAGCTGGTGTAGTGAAAAGTTATTTAACTTCAATATTTAGGCTAAGCATATGCTGACGACGCAGTTCACACAGCGCAGAGTAGATTTTGTAAAGTATAGCACGTCCTTTAGCTACACACGCTGCATCGCAAGGATGTTCCATGCTTTACAAAATATGCCCTGCGCTGCGCTGCGTGAAATGCGCAGCCTGCGTCTCAGCATACGCTTAGCCTAATGATTGTCGCCCCACTTCATTCATTCGTGTACTACAGAGTAAAAAATGGATTGAGCTTAATAGAATTAGGCCAAAATCATCATCCAGTTTTTGAGTTAAAATAGCGAAATAATCGTCGCTCATCACACAGGCTTCATTTAGCCTTTTGTGATTGTCCCCCGTCCTTTTACAGTGCGTTAAATATCACGCATATAATCTGCGTTCAAACTAGtttaatggtaataaaaaaattacgatatttGCAATGTTGACCTAGATAGGAACCGGTTAGCTGCCACGGTAATCCAAAAAGCAGTATGTGTATTGAAGTTAATGGACATAGGCTCTTTTTGGTTTGGGAATAGTTATGTAGTTTACCTTTCACGGGGCGTGGCAACGCGGGCACATCCGGATTCTGGTAGGTGGCAGCCATGAGGCGGTGCAGCGCGTGCAGCGAGGGGAAGGTGGGGTGCAGCGGCTGTTGCAGGAAGAAGTGCCCCGCGCTCACAAGGCACGTCATGATCGTGTCGTTGTTGACGGACTCCACTAGCTGCAACTGATGTGGTGACGCATTAATGCTCGCAGCCACGTTCGCAAGTGATCGATGACAATTGTAATGGGTGGTGTTGATATTTAtgacaatagggtatttgacaatttttttatgaatggtatCAATCGATCAGGTTTAAAGCAATACAAGTCACAAATTGTGGTCAAAGTCTGGCGTGCACTTTACTAACGAAACGCTTCTAACCAAATGGcaatacatcgtgacgtcatCACGTCAACATGCAACGAAGCCGTTTCGACGGATGGAAAACAAGGAAACTGCTTTTGTCagtgaaatattgcgtttatgtatatttttgctatatatacatttttttaagtgTAAATAATCGAATGGTACCATTATTTTTTCCTCTTAggaagttaattttttttaaactatgacATCCTGTATTGTTTTTGTTATTCCAAGTTTCTAATTTATTGGGATAAAGTGCTCATTTTGTATCTATTGAATTAGATTTAGTGATTAAAATCCAGCATGTGTCAACAACACTATTGTAAATGGGTGAttgcaaaatgaaaatttaaaaacttcGCTATTAGAAGCGCACATTAAATATCAAACTATGGAAATGATAACCATGTGGTTTTATTTCTAGACCAACACCCAAAGATTAATAACAaagaaattaattaatacttgaatTATTTAATTCACTTACTTGAAGGAACTCTGGTACAAGTGGTACAAGTCTTTGATACAATTCTGCACTAATTTCTTGTAGGGAAAAGTTTGGAAACCTTTTTTCAGGGAATTTCTCCTTGATCATTTCTAGTGCTGCTTCTATTTCACTTTGTGTTcctgtaaatataattaagtataagtcttatggaattctttattatcatattattttatttacaaacgaACTCCCATActcataaaacttagcaaacATCTGTTAACGTTGTCTCTTTCTAGCAaatacaaatgtcaaaatgacggatagggGCAAATATTATCAAATACTTGTTAGACTTAACAGACGTTCATGAATATATAACGCCACACACGTGGCCTCTCTGGCCAAGTTTTGTTTTGCAACAAGATCCAATCAGATAGTCTTGCTAACGTCGTGCGTTTCGCCCATGAATGTCCCAACAATATGAGGTCTGCCTTTGTATTTTCTTTTGtggaataaatattaaatagagAAATGTCATAAATGTGATCTTTTATATCCTCACCTTCAACTGCACAAATCTTTTGTTTCACAGAATCCGGATGCCTCCTGACGTACACGCTTGCACCAGTTTTAGCTTTAATTTGGGTTACAAAAGAACCCTGTTTTCCTATTAAAAGACCAACCAGGGTCTGTGAAATTACAAATTGATGTATTCTAAGCCCGGCCTCCGTGGGCACAATGTTCATGCCAGCAGGTGGAGGGCTAGCCGCCTCTGAGCAACCTTTTCCACTGTCACTTGAGCCCTGAAACATAGTCAACAGGTCATATGTGGAGAAATACAAATATCATAGCATTTATAGCAATTTGCGAAACGGAAATGTTCAACAAAGAATGTATGTATTTAGATACCACTGGCATTTAATTCCTATCCTCACAATAACACCTTTTAAAGTGTCACCAacaacaattttattatatCATGTGGCAATTGTTATGGTAATAGGTATGCATGAAATTACAGCCCAATGAAATTGGTTGTTGTGTTGCCTGTACAAGTTATATAAAAAAAGCCATAGGACAAACAAAGATGAAACCCAGTGAAAAATGGATAAGCACCACCCAAAACTGAAGGCTTAGATTCACACAAAAAGGCAAAATCAAAATGTGTAAATACTATTTCCATCAATTTTAATTAGtctataatatctgggagaccgagctttgctcggaaaacacataaaaactcaaaaatgcgcgttttcccagagataagacctagctagatcgatttatcgcccccgaaaacccccatatagcaaatttcatcaaaatcgttagagccgtttccaagatccccaatatatatgtatatacatataattaaataaacaacatttgcttgtttaaaggtattagataatgATTCCAATGATTACCTCACTATGGTTATCAGAGAAGTGACACATTGAAGGACTAGCCAACATTGGATCAACAGGACTATGGTTCGCAGAATCTCTTTCAGAAATGCGTCTGGCTGGTGCTGTTGAGAACCTATTATTACCACTGTCACTACTATCACTAGATTGATTATCTAAATTATTAGTGTGTGTATTTTCTGTATCAGCTTTTGTACACTCCACAACTGTCTTCACTTCTAAAGCTGATTCCTGCTTCACACTAGATGTCTGAGATGTTTCTATTGATTCAGACATTCCATTACAGTCTTCCACAGCTGTGCCATTGGAAGATTTCAGTGACAAATTACCAAGATCATTTTTAATACACGCCATCTCGGATTGAAGCATAGATATCTGTTTTGGTGGTGAATCCTTTACTACAAATGAGGCCTGTTTAGTGCTAACTGACAAAGTTTGGCTGCCAACAAATGAAGATTTCTTTTCTCTTTCTAAAGACTTCTTTTTTATTATCTTTTCAATTTCCATGTCGATCTCTTCATCAGTAAGCTCTAGTGGTGAGGATCTCTGAGAGCTGCTGCCTTGAGGTAAAATGTCAATTGGTGCAGATTTAATAATGGAACGTTCTGCTCTACCCAGTGGAGATGCTTTCTGAGCTTCAATTTCAGCTTTCAAGGCTTCTGCTAGTTCCTCCTGCAAACTCTTTATCCTTGCCCTTCCACCTGGGTCAGATTTGGCAAATTCCCTCTTTTTTCGTAACCAGAAAATCCCAAACAGCACTGCTATAGATGGGACTGACCACATAAACAACTGGCGACAAGGAACCATTGTAATGCGCCACTTTTATCAATAATCTAAAACAAAAACTTTACTTCAGGATATTGTTAACATCAGTTgaattcttattttttaatgatACTAATGATTGTGATGACATGTTataaaagataattaaaatCAATCCTGCACAAATTGGAAACAACAACATTAAACCATACAGTGGTGTAAAATTTCATAAATTGGTGATACTTGCAAAGCGTTCCGCCTGaaaattatgtacatatttagcCTGTGCATTAtgcacattattatttttaaactttgatCTTGTGTCTACATAACATAAAGTAGTAGAAAGAGTTAATACTTGGTATTAACCtctttaaatttgttaaatgaaCAAAAAAGTTATTCAAAACTCAAGATAAATAATGCAAAAGTTTGTTATTCATACTGTCAAAAATTAATACAAAATTTTAGGTTTTTAAATTGGatattgtcattttataaaattaacatCTATGTTTGAGTACCtattttattagtaaaaaaaatgcatagcTTTTGACCAATAttaataaaagtaggtaatcCAAACTACTAATAAAATTAGGTCATTCCACTGCAAAGGCATTACCATTTCTATCATATGGAGCCCTGAAGACCAGATGTTTTTTCTTTCAACATTGCTTAACCCATGAAAAAAACTGAGCTGTTTCAGAATACTGCCCGATAGTGGAATTATGGTTCTCTTTGCTGAcctgatatcatatttttggAAAGTGAGgccttattaaaaataaataaattaatgaatacttaaaaatttcaaaaatatcttAAACCTAGGTGTGTTTCTTTATATATTTTCTATACTTTCAAATGACCCAATATGCAAACATGTCACAATGTGTTGTGTCGAGGAGTTACAATTTTATCATAACAAGATGGTACCCAATGATATATTGTGAATTTTCTAGAAATTAAgtagttttgttttttattcatGTTTGAAAAGTATAAACTGTATAATAGCAATGCTCAAGGGACTGAACACTTTTTGATGTTATAGAGAATTTTCGTTAATTAGAGAAACCAAGAAAGTTAATGTTGTAGGGAGTGACATGTTATATCAAGTGAAGTTATGGAGTTTACTCTGTAAATAATTCTGTTCCATACAAGTATTATTCTTTGTGCCATATTTCAGAAAATTATAGATGACAGTGCTGACGAAATTATGTCTGATGCTTAAATATGTGGCGCAGAATGGCTAAAAGCATAAAAGCCTAATGCCTTAAATTTGTACTTAAGTACCGAGTTGAGTTTCCTTAACCATGCATTAAAAACATGAAAAGATGAATTCAAGCCACAGTCAAATTAGACACACTGATAATGATATGATGTGACAAACTAAACACACAAAATGTAATGAGGGTAGAGATGTATTGAACagttgataaaaatattttgtaccaaATTAATCAGCATTATCACTTAAATACAAACTAAAGAAATTAATAgaaaaagtaacttaaataacatACCAATAAGATAACCCAACTTAATCAAAACATTTGTTTTCCCTGCCAGTAAACTAAACACCTTCACACAGAAGAAAAGAAACAAAGAGATGATCTAAGTTAATAAAGAAGTCACACAATGAGCATGTGGCttataaagtctaatataagataaGAAATTGACCTAC from Cydia fagiglandana chromosome 6, ilCydFagi1.1, whole genome shotgun sequence includes:
- the LOC134665213 gene encoding A-kinase anchor protein 1, mitochondrial isoform X1, yielding MVPCRQLFMWSVPSIAVLFGIFWLRKKREFAKSDPGGRARIKSLQEELAEALKAEIEAQKASPLGRAERSIIKSAPIDILPQGSSSQRSSPLELTDEEIDMEIEKIIKKKSLEREKKSSFVGSQTLSVSTKQASFVVKDSPPKQISMLQSEMACIKNDLGNLSLKSSNGTAVEDCNGMSESIETSQTSSVKQESALEVKTVVECTKADTENTHTNNLDNQSSDSSDSGNNRFSTAPARRISERDSANHSPVDPMLASPSMCHFSDNHSEGSSDSGKGCSEAASPPPAGMNIVPTEAGLRIHQFVISQTLVGLLIGKQGSFVTQIKAKTGASVYVRRHPDSVKQKICAVEGTQSEIEAALEMIKEKFPEKRFPNFSLQEISAELYQRLVPLVPEFLQLQLVESVNNDTIMTCLVSAGHFFLQQPLHPTFPSLHALHRLMAATYQNPDVPALPRPVKEGSICAAPTENNWYRAQVISTSEEQDTSIVKLVDFGGYLTVDNDQLKQIRSDFMTLPFQATEALLAFVKPANNEPEWSSEALRIMAGLTAGQLLHAQVAGYDEAGLPLVHLYLTLHPQQVIFLNRELVDRGLAEWEVPADS
- the LOC134665213 gene encoding A-kinase anchor protein 1, mitochondrial isoform X2, with amino-acid sequence MVPCRQLFMWSVPSIAVLFGIFWLRKKREFAKSDPGGRARIKSLQEELAEALKAEIEAQKASPLGRAERSIIKSAPIDILPQGSSSQRSSPLELTDEEIDMEIEKIIKKKSLEREKKSSFVGSQTLSVSTKQASFVVKDSPPKQISMLQSEMACIKNDLGNLSLKSSNGTAVEDCNGMSESIETSQTSSVKQESALEVKTVVECTKADTENTHTNNLDNQSSDSSDSGNNRFSTAPARRISERDSANHSPVDPMLASPSMCHFSDNHSEGSSDSGKGCSEAASPPPAGMNIVPTEAGLRIHQFVISQTLVGLLIGKQGSFVTQIKAKTGASVYVRRHPDSVKQKICAVEGTQSEIEAALEMIKEKFPEKRFPNFSLQEISAELYQRLVPLVPEFLQLVESVNNDTIMTCLVSAGHFFLQQPLHPTFPSLHALHRLMAATYQNPDVPALPRPVKEGSICAAPTENNWYRAQVISTSEEQDTSIVKLVDFGGYLTVDNDQLKQIRSDFMTLPFQATEALLAFVKPANNEPEWSSEALRIMAGLTAGQLLHAQVAGYDEAGLPLVHLYLTLHPQQVIFLNRELVDRGLAEWEVPADS